In Uranotaenia lowii strain MFRU-FL chromosome 2, ASM2978415v1, whole genome shotgun sequence, one genomic interval encodes:
- the LOC129742976 gene encoding uncharacterized protein LOC129742976, translating into MFELPPSTLQTILQLIVNSHFVKENYCTVIYYDRNLRDAARKCDRYCEFLESVEWAFQSLENGYNSVIWISEDSFINLENAIENGCQSYIVATRNIAHFFDLKMILKNKSKQRIRDKNILVFDEYGSFPLTDVQKEEVLKFFPNLWFMVPSDGNFNFFTHDYSRIPGEIYLGNVFNVTRNEFTSLIPIFYDKLFNLEGRTLQFASTEYLPYCVMSNVGAHNGNADMVNSTLKNELYLEGLEGTLAVEFCRMRNCSLQVTPFGPSDWGDIYENGSGYGAIYSIYTNRTEFGLCCLYYNWFLDILDGSQYTVKSTITTLVPAAKLLPTFLTVIYPFSKALWVAIAIMLVIMTAVHHIITTLNRKHSSDRDAPEPPIEKSIFDMISIYLDQGIFPNSVSSSYRILIAFILLSGVVLSNSYAGALACVLTVPRFEKSIETIHEFVSSPYRWGAPAIAWILSLFGANSSDIKGVINKFDLSPDEEWLYQQTLTGQFGVGVELLNGGNYAFGSFVRRDNVHSFEILSEEFYFTYTIGYSQRGWPLMEYFNKFNLEAIQFGFMTYWEREALRKYADNVVEQALLKAASKQTNSDELAPLTMNHILSPLIILGAGTFGAFLIFVVELMWKQVNPAVLRCYNRVNRISKMAF; encoded by the exons ATGTTCGAGCTTCCGCCTTCGACTTTGCAAACGATTTTGCAACTGATTG TTAATTCCCACTTCGTAAAGGAAAATTACTGCACTGTTATTTATTATGATCGCAATTTGAGGGATGCTGCAAGGAAGTGTGACCGTTATTGTGAGTTCCTTGAGTCTGTTGAATGGGCCTTTCAATCTCTGGAAAATGGTTACAATTCCGTTATATGGATTTCGGAAGACAGTTTCATTAATCTGGAAAACGCTATTGAAAATGGATGTCAA TCTTATATTGTAGCGACTAGAAACATTGCACATTTCTTCGATTTGAAGATGattctgaaaaataaatcaaagcaGCGAATACGGGATAAAAATATACTAGTGTTCGATGAATATGGATCATTTCCCTTGACGGACGTACAAAAGGAAGAGGttttaaaat TTTTTCCCAACCTTTGGTTTATGGTCCCATCCGATGGCAACTTCAACTTTTTCACCCACGACTACAGTCGAATTCCTGGGGAAATTTATTTGGGCAACGTATTCAATGTAACCCGGAATGAGTTCACATCCCTGATACCAATATTCTATGATAAACTATTCAATCTCGAAGGTCGAACGCTTCAATTCGCATCTACAGAATATCTGCCTTACTGTGTGATGTCGAATGTCGGTGCTCATAATGGAAATGCGGATATGGTAAATTCAACCTtgaaaaatgaactttatctGGAAGGCTTAGAAGGAACACTGGCAGTTGAATTTTGTCGAATGAGAAATTGTAGCCTTCAGGTGACACCTT TTGGTCCTAGTGATTGGGGAGACATCTATGAAAATGGATCGGGTTATGGTGCTATTTATTCGATTTACACCAATCGAACCGAATTTGGACTTTGCTGCCTCTATTATAACTG GTTCTTGGATATTCTCGACGGAAGCCAGTATACGGTCAAGTCTACGATAACAACTTTAGTGCCGGCAGCAAAGCTTCTtccaacatttttgacagtgatTTACCCATTCAGTAAAGCCCTCTGGGTGGCGATTGCCATTATGTTGGTAATAATGACAGCGGTTCACCACATAATCACAACCCTCAATCGGAAGCATAGCAGCGATCGCGATGCACCGGAGCCACCTATTGAGAAGTCAATCTTCGACATGATTTCCATCTATTTGGATCAAGGAATTTTCCCGAA CTCCGTTTCTTCTTCCTACCGAATTTTGATAGCGTTCATATTGCTTTCCGGAGTTGTTCTCAGCAACAGCTACGCGGGTGCTCTGGCTTGCGTTCTAACGGTACCTCGCTTTGAGAAGTCCATCGAAACCATCCACGAGTTTGTATCATCTCCGTACAGATGGGGAGCCCCAGCAATCGCTTGGATTTTGTCTCTCTTCGGAGCGAATTCG tcgGACATCAAGGGAGTGATTAACAAGTTCGATTTGAGCCCGGATGAAGAATGGCTCTATCAGCAGACGCTAACCGGACAATTCGGTGTTGGAGTTGAGCTTTTGAATGGAGGCAACTATGCTTTCGGGTCGTTCGTACGTAGGGATAACGTGCATTcgtttgaaattctttcggaGGAATTCTACTTCACCTATACCATTGGGTATTCTCAAAGAGGTTGGCCCCTGATGGAGTATTTCAACAAGTTCAACCTGGAGGCGATCCAATTCGGTTTCATGACTTACTGGGAGAGGGAAGCTCTGCGGAAGTATGCTGACAATGTAGTGGAACAAGCTCTGTTGAAGGCAGCCTCTAAGCAGACAAATTCGGATGAATTAGCTCCTCTGACCATGAATCATATTCTTAGTCCTTTGATCATATTGGGAGCTGGGACTTTCGGTGCGTTCCTTATCTTTGTCGTTGAGTTAATGTGGAAGCAAGTTAATCCAGCGGTTTTAAGATGTTACAATCGAGTCAATAGGATCTCTAAAATGGCATTTTAA